One Polaribacter reichenbachii genomic window, CACATGGACAATTACAAGGTTTAGGTGCTCATTGGGAATTATGGATGCTACAACAAGGTGGTTTAAGCAATCACGAAGCTTTAAAAGCAGCCACTATAAATGGTGCAAATTATATTGGTGTTGCAGATGAAATTGGTTCTTTAGAAAAAGGAAAATTAGCAGATTTAATTATTCTAGAAAATAATCCTTTAGAAGACATTAAAAACTCGAATTCAGTAATTTACACAATGGTAAATGGACGTTTATATGATGTAGATACCATGAACGAAATTGGAAATTACGACAACAAAAGAAGCAAATTCTATTTTGAAATGGACGGATACAATCAAGGAGTTCCTTTAAATATGCATACTAATAGTTTTATGACACCTAGTTGTAGTTGTCATTAGAAATCCTAATTAAACTTGTAATATCTGAATACAATTAAAATTTAGAATGTCTTTCTGAGCTTGTCAAAGAATAAATAATAGTCTTCGACAAGCTCAAACTGACAAACGTTAACTTAATTAGTTTTTAGCAAATGATAATAAAGGCATTATATCTCCATTATCTGCGGTTCTCAATGCTATAATATATTTTTTCCTTGTTTCATCTGCTTTCACCATATTCGACTTATGCCAACTAAAAATTTCTTTAGCAAAAATGGATTCCATAATAATATCAGCCATTAGTCTTGAATGCCTTCCATTTCCATTCGGAAAACAGTGAATAGATACGATTCTATGTTTAAATCTTATTGCAATTTCATCAGGTGAAAAAGTTTTATTTTCTATCCAAAATTTAGTGTCGTCAAACAAATTTTTTAATTCAATTGCTATTAATGTCCATTTTATTCCAATATTCTTATCAGTTTTACGAAATTCACCTGCCCATTTCCAAACATCAGCATACATCTTTTTATGCAAATTTTTTATAAACTTTTCAGTTAATATATTTTCAGGTTTTGAATTTGTTTTTATAATCCATTCTACAGCTTTTTCTATATTTAATTGTTCAAATTCGTTGTGTTCTCTTTGTGTAGTAATCGATTTTATTTTAAGACCCTCTTTTTCTTCTTCATCTAAAGGAGTTTGTCCTTCATTATAATTTAAATCTAATCCCATAACGATTTGCTCATTTCCCTTTTTAATTCATCTGCCAAATCATTTATAGATTCTTCAATTTTCTTTTCACTGATCGCTTGATCTTCTAATTTCATATTTTGATTTGTTCTCAAAACAATTTTACGTGCTAACTTTTCTGCCTTTAAATTAATTAAATTTTCAATGGTACCATCTTCAGGAACAAATCCATAAATAAATTTCATATTTAAGGCCCTACCTGCATCTTTTAATTTATTTAATGTTATTTGACCTGTAGCTTCTCGTTCTTCAATTTTTTGAATTCCGCCTTTGGTCAAATTTAATTTCATTCCTAATTGTTCTCTTGTCATATTAAGAGAAGTTCTAATAGTATTAATCCAACCTTTTGAAGGAACCAAAATCTTTTCTGCTTCTTTAAAAAGGATTAATTTTTCATCCAATTGTGCTATGAGTAGTTTATTTTTGTTTCTCATTTTATAAAAAACTATACATATAAGTATATAAATTTCAATAAAAGTATACATATAAATACAAAAAAACAAATTTATTAATACATATATGTATTAATATATAAAATTAAGAATACACATAAGTATACTTTAATATAAGTTTAAGTTAGTATTTAATTAGATTCTTTTGGATAAAAAACCTGATCCAAAGCAATATCAAAGGCATTAAGATCTTCGATTTTAGAAATCGGTTTAAAGAAATTTAGACCGATTTTTTTTACATCTTTTCTACAATTGGTTAAAAAACGATCGTAAAAACCTTTTCCATAACCAATTCTATAATTTTGTATATCAGAAATTAAAAGCGGTACAAAAACCAAATCTAATGCTGTTTCTGAAACTGGTTTTGCATTTTTAGGTTCTGGAATTCCGTATTTGTTGAGTTCTATTTGAGTGTCTTTTTCAAGATAAAAATGAGTTAACGTATTGTTTGTAAAATTACTTTTAGAAACTACTATTTTTTTATTTTGATTTCTAAAATAATCAATAATAGGTTTTGTATCTATCTCTTGAAACTTTTCTAAAGTTAGAAAAATATGAATCGTATTAATGTTAGTAATATCTAAATCATAAATCTGATTGTAGATACTTTCTTGAAGTTGACGAATTTCATCCGAAGATAAATTTTGCCTTTTTTGTTTGTATATTTTTCTAAGTTCGGCTTTTTTCATCTTACAAATTCGCTAATTCCGTTTTCGCTTTTTTAGTTAAACCCTGTACAACCAAATCATAAGAATGATTGATTAATTTAAAAACCAAATCATCAGAAACATCAGCTGTATTAATTTTTATAGTATTCCAATGTTTTTTGTTCATATGAAAACCTGGGTAAATACCTTCGTAAACCGAACGTAATTCTTCTGATTTATCAGGATTACATTTTAAATTGATTTTCTGTTCTCCATTTTCCCAATGGTTTAAACCAACCAATGCAAACATTTTATTCATCACTTTAAAAACAAGCGTAACATCATCAAAAGGAAAATGTTCTGTTACGCCTTTTTTGGCCATACAAAAATCTCTTAATTGTACGATATGCATTTTAGTTTTGGTTTTAAAAAAGTATCTTTATAAAACCAAATCTACAATTAATTTTATAATGGAGAAGGAATTTTTAAAACAGACATCATTGATTAGTTATTCTGAAAATAATTATCAAAAGAATAAATATGATGCTATTTCTGATATTATTTTATCAAACAAAATACCTTCTACAGAATGGGTAAATACTTACGGACATAAATTTTCTGAGATTTTTAAGACCATTGTAAACAATAATAAATTAGATGATTTTTTGATAAAATTATTTATGGATGAAGAGCATTCTAATAAAGTTATTTTATTAGATGATTTGGTTTTTGTTTCTACACGTGTTTTAATTACAAAAAGTGAAACTTTAGAATCTGAACAAATGCTTTTTATAGTTTCTTCTAGTTATTTATGGAGTATTCAAGAAAAAGAAGGCGATTATTTTGATTGGATTCGTGAGCGTTTAGAAGCGAATAAAGGTATTGTTAGAAAGAAAAAAACGGATTATTTATTGTTTTTAATTTTAGAATCTATTGTAGACAATTACCAAGAAACGTATCAAAAAAATGCAGCGTTAAGTGCAGACAAATTAAACTCTACTCAAATAAAACCAACTCCAGAATTTACTGCTGCAGTAGAAAAAAGAAAGCAAGAATTATTTAATTTTAAAAAAGCAACTTTAAGTTTAAGAGATACTATTATTAAACTCGAAAAAATAGAAATTGATAATTTTGATATCAAATATTTTAGCGAATTAAAAGAGCAAACGAATAATTTAACTTCGAATATTGATTTTGAATTGCAAGAATTAGAAAGTAAAATAAACTTAATTTTTAGTATTCAAGGTCACAGATTAAATGAAGTCATGAAAACCTTAACTATCTTTTCTGTAATATTTATTCCGCTTACTTTTTTAGCTGGTATTTACGGAATGAATTTTGAAAACATCCCAGAATTAAAATACAAATATGGTTACTTTATTTTACTGGGAATTATGGTTCTGGTAACTGCTGCTGCTGTTTGGTATTTTAAACGTAAAAAGTGGTTTTAATTTTCCTTTTTAACAATGATTAGTTTTATCAGAAAAATTAATGAAATTATGCAAAATAAAAAAGCAACATATTTAGCAATATTAATTGCTATATAAGCCCCAAAAGCTCTACTTGAGCTACTTTTTGCTAACATTATAATTGTGTTATTTACTCTTTCTGAAAACTCCATAAACACATATATATAGAGTGAACAGAAAAACACTAACATCAGCCTAGCATTTTTTATAACTGTTTTCATCAAAAAAATAAAAAATGTTATTATTTTAAAATTTCATACAAAACAGGTTTACTTGGTGTGGCATCATTCTCAAAAGGTGCAATCATCAAATTTAATAAATACTCACCATCTTCTACATCATTTGGCACATAAATAAATTCTGTAATAGTTGCATCCATTCTAATTTCTCCAGCAGTATTCCAAAAAGCATTGTGCGATAATAGTTTACCATCATCCTTTTCTTTATCTACGGAAGGTAAATCTATTAACAAATGTTTTATGCCTTTTTCTCGCAAATAAATGGCCGCTTTTTCTGACAAATAGGTAGGATTAGTGTTCGAGTATTCCATACTTTTTTTATCTTCTAAATTGGGTAGCGTACGAATTACAATAGCATCTCGTTTTTTATTTTTTAAAGCTGTTTTTAATTGTTTTACACCAATTAAAAAATCTCCATTATGAAACAAAGGAGCAATCGTTACAACCTCTGCCAAAAAAATAAAATATTTTAAATTTTTATTTACAGAATGTACTTCTTTGGTAATATGACCTACACATTCTGTATGTGTAATGTGCGAATGTGGATTAAAATGAATACTGTTAAAGTTTACAACTGCACCATTTACAACACTAATTTCATAACCTTCTTGGGTTTCTGCAGAAATCTTTGGTCCATCTGTATACCAAGCATTTACATTTTTTTTTGATGAATCAATTGGAATTGAAATATCTATAGGATTAGAAATATCTACTATTATTTTTCTTGAGTTGTATTCTACTGTTGCTTTCATTTATGCTGAACTGATTTCAGTATTTTAAGTTATAATTATTTACTTTCTACTGGCTTCTAAATATGTTTAAAACTAGTTAAAGACAAATTTTAAATTGCTAATTTACAAATGCTTTTTTAATGCAGCATAAATAAATCAGATGCAATTCCGTCTGATAAAAACTTGCCTTTTTTTGTGGTTTTTAAAATTTGGTTTTCAAGATACAATAATTCTTGCTGTATATATTTTTTTGATTGATTTTCTAAATACTCAACAAAATGAGCACCAAAATCATTTTTTATTTTTGATAAAGAAACTCCCCAAATTGTTCTTAATCCAGTCATAATATATTCATTATATCTGTCAGTTTTAGACAAAATTTCTCTTTCTATTGGCAATTCGTTTTTATGAACTGTTTTAATATATTTCGAGTTATTTCTAACATTCCAACTACGTTGATTTCCGCTAAAAGAATGTGCTGATGGACCAATACCTAAATAAGGTTTACCCAACCAATAAGCAGAATTATTCTTACTAAAAAAGCCTTCTTTACCAAAATTTGATGTTTCATAATGTACAAAATTTGCTTTGTCTAATTCATCAATTAAGATATTAAATTGTTCTTGGGCTTTTTCATCATCTACATTTTTAATAATTCCTTTTTTAATAAAACTTGCTAAAGGCGTTTTTTCTTCGACAGTTAAAGCATAACTAGAAATATGTGGAATATTAAAAGCCAAAACAGTTGCTATATTTTCTTGCCACTGCTCATTTGTACAATCTGGAATTCCGTAAATTAAATCTACAGAAATATTGTTAAAATATTGATTTGCAATTTGCAAACATTTTTTTGCTTCATTGGCATTATGAGCTCTATTCATTAACTTTAAATCCTTTTCAAAAAAAGATTGTACACCAATACTTAATCTATTTATTGGTGATTTTGATAGCTCAATTATTTTTTCTTCGGATAAATCATCTGGATTAGCTTCTAGCGTAATCTCTGGATTTTCTACAACATTATGATTTTGATAAACAGCGTTTACCAACAATTCAATTTCTTTAGTTGATAACAAACTCGGAGTTCCACCACCAAAATAAATGGTTTCTATAATTGCATTACCTAGTTCTTCTTTTCTGATTTCAATCTCTTTAATTAAACAAGAAATTAACTCATTTTTCTTTTTTAATGAGGTAGAAAAATGAAAGTCGCAATAGTAACAAGCTTGTTTGCAAAATGGTATGTGAATGTAGATTCCTGCCAAAATAGTGTTCAGTTTTCAGTAACAGTTTACAGTTAATTTGCTCCAAACTTACTTGGGTTATTAATCATATAATTTATAAGCTTAACTACTTTTAAATTCTCTTTTGTTATAGATTTGGAAACTTCATTTTTTTTCATTGATACAACAAATATTTTTTTAAATACTACTAAAAGCTGTTACTGCTTACTTTTTTACACGCTTCTCATTCTGTTTCACAAAACTTGCCCAACCTGTATAATTCTTACCACCTACAACTTTACCAGAATTATAATAATGGCAAACTGCAGCTGCTAAACCATCTGTAGCATCTAAATTTTTTGGTAAAGTTTTTAAATTTAAAAGCGATTTTAGCATTAGAGCCACTTGTTCTTTACTTGCACTTCCATTTCCTGTAATTGCCATTTTAATTTTCTTTGGCAAATACTCTGTAATTGGTACTTCTCTAGATAAACCTGCAGCCATAGCAACACCTTGTGCTCTACCCAACTTTAACATAGATTGTACATTTTTACCAAAAAAAGGGGCTTCAATAGCAATTTCATCTGGATGATATGTATCTATTAACTCTACAGTTCTTTCAAAAATGAGTTTTAATTTTAGGTAATGGTCATCGTATTTTTTTAAGATCAATTCATTCATTTGAATAAATTCCATCTTTTTACCAACAACTTTTATAATGCCAAAACCCATTATTGTTGTTCCTGGATCGATACCTAAAATAATTTTTTCTATTGCCAAATAATTAGAATAAAGATTTTATAAGTGATTCTGCATTAAACCATAAAAACAAAGCGAGTGCTAATAATAAAATTAAAAAAAGCCCTTTTGTAGGTTTTGATTTTTTTTGTCTTCCAAATTTTCTTTTGAATTCCATTTATATGTGAATTATTTCTTATTAATTTTTAAAAGTTCTTAATACAATTTTATAATCTAAAAATGATAGAACTCTTTTATTGAATTCTATTTTTTATAAACTGCTAACTACTTTTTCGTTGCTCTTAGCATTTCTCTTTTCCCTGGAGGACCTGCTAACCTTTCTACAGTAAAACCAACAGCTTGCATTGCTCTTCTAACGCTTCCTTTTGCAGAATATGTAGTTAAGATTCCTTCTTTTTTTAATGCTTTAAACATTTTTAAGAAAATAGCCTCTGTCCATAATTCTGGTTGATTTGTTGCACCAAAAGCATCAAAATAAATAAGATCAATTTTATTTTCATCTTCTATATGCTCAAAGAATTGCTTTCTTTTTGTGAGCTTAAATGTATCAGAAATCTGATGTCTCTTATCCCAAGAAACTGAATGTATTTTATCAAATTCTGGTTGATATTCTTTTACTTTTAATTCTGAAACATAATTCAGTTTTTCAATTTCATCATCTAAAACAGGATAAGCTTCTACACCCACATAATTAACTTTTAAACTCTTTTTTTTACCTTCTAAAAAAGTAATAAAAGTATTTAAACCTGTACCAAAACCTATTTCTAAAATTGAAATTTCATCCTCTTTTTTATCAGAATTAGTAATAAAATCATCATAAAAATGCTCTAAACCTGCATTTATAAAAACGTGATACGCTTCTTGTATAGCTCCATGTTTAGAATGGTATTGTTCATTCCAATCTGGTAAATGTATGGATGTTGATCCATCAGAAGTTATTATAATTTCTCTCTTCACTATTCTTTAATCAATAGTTTTTTTATCTTAGGAATTGGGCCAATACAAGTTGTTTTATGACAAGCAATACAGCTATTAATTGTATTGTTATAGTTTATCTTTAAAGAGTCTTTTGACGACTCAAAAAGCATTTCATAATTCTTTAAATAAAAGTCAGAAAAACCTTTAAATGCTGCATTTCTATCTGTAGAATCTGTAAGTTTTGCTGTATGAATATTTAAAAATTCTTGGTTAAATTTTTCAGGAGATTTACCTTCTAAAATTAACTTTTTGTTTTCTAAATTTACGGCATACATTTTAAGCATTAAAGCAGCCATTTCTGACTGCTTGTATTCTTTATTTTCTGTAATTACTATTTTGTCTTGTTTTTTTTGAGAACAAGATAAAGTAAATAAAAACAGTAAAAAACAAAGTGAATGCTTCATTATTTTTTCATTAAAACACCATTTGCTTCAAAAGCAAATTCTTTTTTAGGTGCTGTAATTTTTGCTATTTCTTCTTCAGATTTACCAGCATCTTCTGCATAATGTTTTAATTCATCTACAGAAGTTTCTTTTAAAAATGCTTTACCTTCTACAATAACTTCTCTGTCTTTAGAATCTAAAGGCATAAAAAAACCATAATCTTTAAAACGTACCATAGTTTCAGTTTCACCAACAGGTAATTTCATCCAACATCCTTTTTTAGAACAAACCTCGTTTATTTTAGATGCAAATTTTACGTTTACAGTATCACCAACACTTAATGTATTAAATTTTGCCAGCATTTCATCCGAAGACATTGCTTTATCCGAAGTAATTTTATCACCAAAAGAATCGAAATTCATTGCTAATTTTTCTTCTTTAACTTCTGTAGTTTTTTCTTCTTTCCCATTTTTACAAGCTGTAAATACTAAAAGAAATACTGCACAGAATTTTATCAAATTTTTCATCTTATATTATTTTTACGGATTCATCACAAAAGTACTAAATTTAATAAGAAATGTGAATTTACTTATGAGTTTTGAATAAATAAATTGCGTACATTTGCTTTTACATAATCAACAAAAAATGACATCAAGTATAGAAATTCAACGTGTTAAAAGTTCGAAGATAGCTTCTGTAGATTTTGATAATTTACCTTTTGGAAGTGTATATTCTGATCATATGTTAACTTGCGATTTTGTAAATGGCAAATGGCAAGAACCTAAAATTGTGCCTTTTGCACCAATTACTTTAGATCCTTCTGCAAAGATTTTTCATTATGGACAGTCTATTTTTGAAGGTATGAAAGCCTATAAAGATACTGATGAAAATGTGATGCTTTTTAGACCTTTAGAGAACTGTAAGCGTTTAAATAAATCTGCTGAGCGTTTAGTAATTCCGCAAATTCCTGAAGATATTTTTATGGACGGATTAAAAGCGTTATTAGAAGTTGATAGTGATTGGATACCAACAAACGACGGAAGTTCTTTATACATAAGACCTTTTATGTTTGCATCTGGAACTGGTTTTCATGCATCGCCTGCAGACGCTTATAAATTTATTATTTGTTCTGCACCTTCTGGACCTTATTTTGCTGGAAAAGTAAAAGTTTTAATTGAAGAAAAATATGCACGTGCTGCAAATGGTGGCGTTGGTTATGCAAAAGCTGGAGGTAATTATGCTGCGCAATTTTACCCAACACAATTGGCAATCGATAAAGGTTACAATCAAGTAATTTGGACAGATGATAACTCGCACCAATTTATAGAAGAAGCTGGTGCTATGAATATTTTTGTAAGAATTAACGATACTTTAATTACCAGCCCAACAAGTGATAGAATTCTTGATGGAATTACACGTAAAAGTATTTTACAGATTGCAGAAGATAATGGTATAGATACCGAAATTAGAAAAATTTCTGTTGGTGAAGTTGTAGAAGCTGCTAAAGACGGAAGTTTAAAAGAAATGTTTGGTGCAGGAACTGCTGCTGTAATATCGCCAATTTCTGGTTTTGGTTACAATGATAATGATTTTGATTTACCCGAATTAGAAAACCCTTATGCTGCTCAATTAAAGAAATTAATTACAGACATACAAACGAATAAATCTGAAGACCCTTATGGTTGGAGAGTTATGCTTTAAAAAAACAAACTTTTTTTAGTTTGATTGATGGTAAATTAAACCATATAAATAAAAAAAAGCATCAATTAATTTTGATGTTTTTTTTTATTTATAAACTTAATCCTTCAATTTAAACTCCATAAAAACAGGCAAATGATCTGAAGCTTGCTCAAATTCATTTAACACTTTTCCTGAAATATATTCTATTGAGTTTTTAGTGTAAAAAATATAATCGATTCTTTTAAAAGGTGCTTTAGAATTGAAGGTGTTTTCTATTGCAGATTTGTTAAAAGCAGCATTACCAACATCTTTTAATGCAAACATTTTTTGAATAATTGCATCTTTATCTCTGGCTTCAGAATTAAAATCGCCCAATAAAATTGTAGGATATTTCTCTTTATATTGATTGAATAATTTTAAAACCTCATCAAATTGTTTAACTCTAGTACCTTTATCAAAAGCCTCTAAATGAACATTTATTAAAACTACTTCTCGTTTGTTTAAAGTAACTTTTACAATTTGCGCCAAACGCTCTAAATAAAAAGCATTTCTATGAAATGGTGCATCTGCAACTCTTTGTAAAACAAATCTCTGTTGATCTTTTAAAGGATATTTACTAATAACAGATTGTCCAGAAACTACTTTACCAAAATGCATAGAAATGGGCCAATATGGAAAAGGTAAATAACGTTTATCCCAATTAACAGCCTTTGCTCTAAAACCATACCCCAAATTGGCTATTTCTTCTTCTTGATTTATATTATAAGAACGAGAAGCATCATAATCTATTTCTTGAAAAGCAATAATATCTGGGTTTATCCTTTTTATTTCTGATAAAACTTTTTGCAAATTAGCATCAAAAAGAGACTTGGGTTTTGCAACTGGCAAATTATTTGTCATTCCGCTTAAATACCCAATATTATACGTTACAATACTAAAAACGGAATCATTTTCTGTTTGATAATCTACATTTATTTCAGTTAACTTTTCATATTCACTTTCCTTTAATGTAGATGATGAAGCCCAAAAAAAGAAAACTACACAGGCTATTATCAATAATAAAAAAAAACGAAAAATAAATTTAAAGAAACGTTTCATTAGCTTTCTGGCGTATTTTCTGGAGGAGTATCATTTCTAAAATTCTCCAAAACTTTATCTAAAGACTTTTTTATTTTTTCTTTATCTGTGTTGTATTTTGGAGACAAATTACTTTTATCTGGAAATTGCTCTATAGTAACAGTTGTAGAAGGAAAAGCAAATTCAACACCCAATTCTGCAGCTAATTTTAATATAGCCATGTGCAATCTGTGTTTAGAAGATTGTTCTGTACCCCAAGCTAAACTTTTAAAATACACATTCATCATTACTAATAAAGCAGAATCTCCAAAACCAGTAAACTCAACATTATAAGAATCAGATTTTGTTTCTGGATGTTCTTTAATAATAATACGAACTCCGTTTACAAAAGCCTCAATTAATTCTGGTGGTGTGTCATAACGCAAACCTAAATTTGTGTTGTAACGTCTATACAAACGTAAACCACTATTATTAATTACCATTTCTGCTAATTTGCTATTTGGTATTTGATAAACTGTGGTGTCTGCTGCTCTTACTCTTGTTGATCTAAAACCAACTTCTTCTACAGTACCTGTAACTTCTCCTGCAGAAATCCAATCATCAATATGAAAAGGTTTATCTAAAAATATGGCCACAGTACCTATAAAGTTTTTTACAGTGTCTTGAGATGCTAACGCAAAAGCCAAACCACCAATAGTGGCACCTGCTAAAATGGTTGTTGTATCTACACCAAATAATTGTAAGACTTTAAAGAAACCAAAAATTAAAACAACGCCTGTTAGTAAATTATTTAAAATTGGCACTAATTGATCATCTAATCTATTGTCTGTTTTTGAGGTAAACTCTTCATAAATTTTCATAATAACCTTAACCAGTTTTAAGAAAACGTAAATCCAAAATACTGTTTCTGCAATATTTATAGCTAAAAACACCCATTTATTTACAGTTAAAGAAAATTGTAAAGACGGGAAAATGTTATCAATAAATTTTACAGCAACTAACAAACTTATAGGATGTGCTAATTTTTTTAATACAGTATTTATGGCTAAACTAGAATTACTTTTGGTTATATAATGTTGTAGTTTTTGTAAAATAGTATAAGTAATCTTCTTAAAAATTATAAAGATTAAAATAGCTAAAATGAACATAATAATTACCGCTGCAAACTGCCATAGTTCTACACCTAATACTTTAGTATAACCAGAATTGGGAATAAAATCTTGAAATTTATTTACATACCAAGGAAAAACTTCTTTGTAAATTCTATCTATACTTGCTACAGTTTCTGAAGAATAATACCAACTATTTTCTACCTTTTCTACATAGATACTTGGCATTCTTTGGGGAAACAAAACATACCTTTCTTTTGAGTTATAATCTAAAGTATCTTTATAATTAGCGTTTGTTGGTAGTCTATTAAAATCGATAAATAAACCCTTACCATCTAAAACTTTTTTAATTTTTATTGCTTTTTCTATTGCTTTTTTTTCGGGTAAACCTAAGATAGTTTTTGCGGCTTTTTTTGGCTCATAAGAATCGTTTTGCAAAAAATATATATGCGTATAAACTGTTGATTTTGGACTACTTAAATCTACTTTTACAATCTCTTGCGCATTTACTAAAAAGGATAAAAAATATATTAAAACAAGTAGTTTTTTCATAAGAGTAATTTGTTAAACAGCTGTTAAATAATATAACAAATTTAAACCTTTTAATTTTTTTGATGTCAAAGAAGCGTAACAAAAAAACAATTTATATTATGAAAAAATTAATAGGCATATTCGTTTTAGTATTCGTTTTTACTTTAACAACACAAGCACAGAAAAAAAGAGGATATAAAAAAGCACAAATGACTGTTGAACAACATACAGATTTAGCCGTTAAGAGAATGACTTTAGCTTTAGATTTATCTGACAAGCAACAAAATCAAATTAAACCTTTGATTAAAGCTCAAGCAGAAGAAAGAAAAGCAGGAATGGAAAAAAGAAAAGAGGCTAGAAAAAGTGATACTAAGCCAACAGCTGATGAAATGTATGCAATGCAAAGCAAACGTTTAGACGCTCAAATTGCATTTAAAAGCAATATGAAAAAAATCTTAAATGATGAACAATTTGCAAAATTTGAAAAAATGAACAAAGGCAGAAAAATGAAAGGGAAAAAGAATAAAAAAGATATGAAAGAGAGAAGAATGGCTAGAGAAAAATAAAAGTAACTGATTTGGTTGATTGGTTTATATATGGCTCAATTTCCTTTCGAGGGAATTGGGCTTTTTTTTATGCTCTTAAATCAACATACTAATCTTTACTTACCCAAAAAAGTTTTTAGATCTCTTTTCTTAGCTTGATATTTTCTTTCGTAAAATTAAGACTGATTACTACTCTTTAAACCAACTCGAATACTTTAAATAATTATTGGCTATTCTATCAATTTCTCCAGAAATTAATTCTTCTGAAATGTCTTTTACTTTTTTAGCGGGTACACCTGCATAAATACTACCACTTTCTACTTTTGTGTTTTTAGTAACTACTGCACCTGCTGCAATTATAGAATTCGATTCTATAATGCAATCATCCATAATAATTGAACCCATACCTACTAAAACATTATCGTGAATTGTACAACCGTGCACAATTGCATTATGCCCAATAGAAACATTATTACCAATTGTGGTAGGCGATTTTTGATAAGTTGCGTGTATTACTGCTCCATCTTGAATATTAACTTTATTACCAATTTTAATAAAATGTACATCTCCTCTAATTACAGCATTAAACCATATAGAACAATCTGAACCTAAAGAAACTTCGCCTAAAATAGTAGCGTTTTCTGCGATATAACAATCTTCTGGTATTTGTGGATGATTTCCTCTTACTGATTTTATGATAGGCATATTCTTTTGGCTTTTAGTTTAGCAGTAAATGTAAAAATTAAAAAAATACCTCAATAGAAATTTAATGAAAAATCAAATTAATTCCAATAATTTTGA contains:
- a CDS encoding mobile mystery protein B; amino-acid sequence: MGLDLNYNEGQTPLDEEEKEGLKIKSITTQREHNEFEQLNIEKAVEWIIKTNSKPENILTEKFIKNLHKKMYADVWKWAGEFRKTDKNIGIKWTLIAIELKNLFDDTKFWIENKTFSPDEIAIRFKHRIVSIHCFPNGNGRHSRLMADIIMESIFAKEIFSWHKSNMVKADETRKKYIIALRTADNGDIMPLLSFAKN
- a CDS encoding mobile mystery protein A — its product is MRNKNKLLIAQLDEKLILFKEAEKILVPSKGWINTIRTSLNMTREQLGMKLNLTKGGIQKIEEREATGQITLNKLKDAGRALNMKFIYGFVPEDGTIENLINLKAEKLARKIVLRTNQNMKLEDQAISEKKIEESINDLADELKREMSKSLWD
- a CDS encoding 5-formyltetrahydrofolate cyclo-ligase, translating into MKKAELRKIYKQKRQNLSSDEIRQLQESIYNQIYDLDITNINTIHIFLTLEKFQEIDTKPIIDYFRNQNKKIVVSKSNFTNNTLTHFYLEKDTQIELNKYGIPEPKNAKPVSETALDLVFVPLLISDIQNYRIGYGKGFYDRFLTNCRKDVKKIGLNFFKPISKIEDLNAFDIALDQVFYPKESN
- a CDS encoding MmcQ/YjbR family DNA-binding protein; protein product: MHIVQLRDFCMAKKGVTEHFPFDDVTLVFKVMNKMFALVGLNHWENGEQKINLKCNPDKSEELRSVYEGIYPGFHMNKKHWNTIKINTADVSDDLVFKLINHSYDLVVQGLTKKAKTELANL
- a CDS encoding CorA family divalent cation transporter, with amino-acid sequence MEKEFLKQTSLISYSENNYQKNKYDAISDIILSNKIPSTEWVNTYGHKFSEIFKTIVNNNKLDDFLIKLFMDEEHSNKVILLDDLVFVSTRVLITKSETLESEQMLFIVSSSYLWSIQEKEGDYFDWIRERLEANKGIVRKKKTDYLLFLILESIVDNYQETYQKNAALSADKLNSTQIKPTPEFTAAVEKRKQELFNFKKATLSLRDTIIKLEKIEIDNFDIKYFSELKEQTNNLTSNIDFELQELESKINLIFSIQGHRLNEVMKTLTIFSVIFIPLTFLAGIYGMNFENIPELKYKYGYFILLGIMVLVTAAAVWYFKRKKWF
- a CDS encoding cyclase family protein; translated protein: MKATVEYNSRKIIVDISNPIDISIPIDSSKKNVNAWYTDGPKISAETQEGYEISVVNGAVVNFNSIHFNPHSHITHTECVGHITKEVHSVNKNLKYFIFLAEVVTIAPLFHNGDFLIGVKQLKTALKNKKRDAIVIRTLPNLEDKKSMEYSNTNPTYLSEKAAIYLREKGIKHLLIDLPSVDKEKDDGKLLSHNAFWNTAGEIRMDATITEFIYVPNDVEDGEYLLNLMIAPFENDATPSKPVLYEILK
- the hemW gene encoding radical SAM family heme chaperone HemW; the encoded protein is MAGIYIHIPFCKQACYYCDFHFSTSLKKKNELISCLIKEIEIRKEELGNAIIETIYFGGGTPSLLSTKEIELLVNAVYQNHNVVENPEITLEANPDDLSEEKIIELSKSPINRLSIGVQSFFEKDLKLMNRAHNANEAKKCLQIANQYFNNISVDLIYGIPDCTNEQWQENIATVLAFNIPHISSYALTVEEKTPLASFIKKGIIKNVDDEKAQEQFNILIDELDKANFVHYETSNFGKEGFFSKNNSAYWLGKPYLGIGPSAHSFSGNQRSWNVRNNSKYIKTVHKNELPIEREILSKTDRYNEYIMTGLRTIWGVSLSKIKNDFGAHFVEYLENQSKKYIQQELLYLENQILKTTKKGKFLSDGIASDLFMLH
- the ruvC gene encoding crossover junction endodeoxyribonuclease RuvC; translation: MAIEKIILGIDPGTTIMGFGIIKVVGKKMEFIQMNELILKKYDDHYLKLKLIFERTVELIDTYHPDEIAIEAPFFGKNVQSMLKLGRAQGVAMAAGLSREVPITEYLPKKIKMAITGNGSASKEQVALMLKSLLNLKTLPKNLDATDGLAAAVCHYYNSGKVVGGKNYTGWASFVKQNEKRVKK